Proteins from a single region of Sediminitomix flava:
- a CDS encoding efflux RND transporter permease subunit, with the protein MSLTDFTLKNKPFSWFALALVLLGGMFAYLKIGKLEDAPFTIKQAVVLTTYPGASAEEVSEQVTDKLEEAIQSLGELDYVETINRPGVSRIDVYLKKTTKQADLQQVWDKLRRKVGDAQTQLPSGAGPSIVNDDFADVLGVFYGIYGDGFSYKELNDYADELKKEILKVPNVAKVNLFGKAQESIDIQLSLTTMSELGISMDALVTALNQQNQLVNSGFLNTPTQRIRIQTTGDFDELEAIKNFLITAEDGSQIPLKDIATLKQSYVEPFTSKMKIQGLPAIGIAISTVDGANVVDMASAVASRLQELEEDMPSGLLLKNIYDQGAASQEANDGFVINLVASVGTVVLILLFFIGLKNGILVGSGLIFSILGTLIVMWVTGLNMERVSLAALIIAMGMLVDNSIVVVEATLMAMKRGIRKGEAIMMAVKGSAWPLLGATIIAILTFLPIRLSPDNTGEYLSSLFSVLAISLTLSWIFAMTQTPLVCDDFIKDEEENGEQDDPYQGKFYDIFRKVLNWCIAKKYIALSILIGLFITTIFSFRFLSVIFMPDLDKPMIKVNAFLPEGARFGYTEEQADAMFNWLITREGVKEVTTTIGQTPPRYFLASSSFGPQSNYFHLIVECEDFEATEKLLEMMEAEKETLWPDVYVRPEYFSVMSPKESKVQARFMGPDPVVLDSLANEAMEIMRVSPYARHIHSDWNNMSAKWSVEYAPEKAAHANVTRAHLANAFQTMGDGITVGVYREKDKQMPIIIKTEESGISDMQQVNNLTVMAGTKSVPLEQVTKDLQLEFEYPVVKTYNRRKAISAMCDPVLGVTTGMVQKDITEKIEGMDLPDGYSFMWDAEKKSQQEAVEAILTYFPLAILLIIGILIALFGDYKQPLIVIVMLPMSLIGLVFGLILLNKPFDFMSFIGWIGLLGMIIKNVIVLLDEANVQRAEGQNHYNAIMQATVSRMRPVLMAAITTMFGMVPLIPDSVFGSMSVSIIFGLGFATFLTLLAVPVFYAIFYNVKEDSM; encoded by the coding sequence ATGAGCTTAACGGATTTTACTTTAAAAAATAAACCCTTCAGTTGGTTTGCCCTTGCATTGGTACTGTTGGGAGGAATGTTTGCCTATCTAAAAATAGGAAAACTAGAAGATGCGCCATTTACCATCAAACAAGCGGTTGTACTGACTACTTACCCGGGAGCCTCTGCTGAGGAAGTTTCTGAGCAAGTGACAGACAAGCTAGAAGAAGCTATTCAGTCTTTGGGCGAATTGGATTATGTGGAAACAATCAACAGACCAGGAGTGTCTCGTATTGATGTTTACCTCAAAAAAACAACAAAACAAGCCGATTTACAGCAAGTTTGGGATAAACTTCGACGAAAAGTAGGTGATGCACAAACACAACTTCCTTCGGGTGCAGGGCCTTCAATTGTCAATGATGATTTTGCAGATGTACTTGGTGTTTTCTACGGCATCTACGGAGACGGATTTAGCTATAAAGAACTGAACGACTATGCTGATGAACTGAAAAAGGAAATTCTTAAAGTTCCTAACGTAGCCAAAGTAAATCTCTTCGGAAAAGCGCAAGAAAGCATAGATATTCAATTGTCTCTGACGACCATGAGTGAATTAGGTATTTCTATGGATGCTTTAGTTACTGCACTGAATCAGCAAAACCAATTGGTCAACTCTGGTTTTTTGAATACACCAACACAACGTATCCGAATTCAAACCACAGGAGATTTTGATGAATTAGAAGCCATCAAAAACTTCTTGATTACAGCTGAAGATGGTAGCCAAATTCCACTGAAAGACATTGCTACTTTAAAACAATCTTATGTGGAGCCTTTTACTTCAAAAATGAAGATTCAAGGTCTCCCTGCCATCGGTATTGCTATCTCTACGGTTGACGGTGCAAATGTAGTAGATATGGCATCAGCTGTAGCTTCTCGTCTTCAAGAATTGGAAGAAGACATGCCTTCGGGGCTACTGCTTAAAAATATATATGACCAAGGTGCGGCTTCCCAAGAAGCGAATGACGGATTTGTCATTAACCTTGTCGCTTCGGTAGGAACAGTAGTTTTAATTCTACTTTTCTTTATCGGATTGAAAAATGGTATTCTGGTTGGTTCTGGGCTGATTTTCTCTATTCTCGGAACATTAATCGTGATGTGGGTCACTGGGCTGAATATGGAACGTGTTTCCTTGGCTGCATTGATCATCGCGATGGGTATGCTTGTAGATAACTCCATTGTAGTGGTTGAGGCCACTCTTATGGCTATGAAAAGAGGAATCCGTAAAGGAGAGGCTATCATGATGGCGGTAAAGGGTTCGGCTTGGCCACTACTTGGAGCAACGATTATTGCGATTCTTACCTTTTTACCAATTCGTCTTTCTCCAGATAACACAGGAGAATACCTTTCTTCTTTGTTCTCCGTATTGGCAATTTCACTGACACTAAGTTGGATTTTTGCCATGACCCAAACGCCTCTTGTTTGTGATGATTTCATCAAAGATGAAGAGGAAAATGGCGAGCAAGACGATCCGTACCAAGGGAAGTTCTATGACATTTTCAGAAAAGTATTGAATTGGTGTATTGCCAAAAAATACATTGCCTTATCGATACTTATAGGATTATTTATCACCACCATCTTTAGTTTCAGATTCTTGAGTGTGATTTTCATGCCTGATCTTGACAAACCCATGATTAAAGTGAATGCCTTCTTACCTGAAGGCGCTCGCTTTGGGTATACTGAAGAGCAAGCAGATGCCATGTTCAATTGGCTAATCACTCGGGAAGGGGTAAAAGAAGTCACTACTACAATCGGACAAACTCCACCAAGATATTTCTTGGCTTCAAGCTCATTTGGCCCTCAATCCAACTACTTCCACCTAATCGTAGAATGTGAGGATTTTGAAGCTACCGAAAAGCTTTTGGAAATGATGGAAGCGGAGAAAGAAACTCTTTGGCCAGATGTCTATGTCCGTCCAGAATATTTCTCGGTGATGTCTCCGAAAGAGTCAAAGGTACAAGCCAGATTTATGGGTCCAGACCCCGTTGTTTTAGATAGCTTGGCAAATGAAGCGATGGAGATTATGAGGGTAAGTCCGTATGCCAGACATATTCATAGTGATTGGAATAATATGTCTGCGAAATGGTCTGTAGAATATGCTCCAGAAAAAGCCGCTCATGCCAATGTCACTAGAGCACATCTTGCGAATGCATTCCAGACCATGGGAGATGGAATTACGGTTGGGGTCTACAGAGAAAAAGACAAGCAGATGCCAATTATCATTAAAACCGAAGAATCGGGAATTAGTGATATGCAACAGGTCAATAACCTTACGGTGATGGCAGGAACGAAAAGTGTGCCTTTAGAACAAGTCACCAAAGATCTTCAGCTCGAATTTGAATATCCTGTGGTCAAAACTTATAACCGAAGAAAGGCTATTTCAGCCATGTGTGACCCTGTTTTGGGAGTAACTACTGGGATGGTTCAAAAAGATATCACTGAAAAGATAGAAGGAATGGATTTACCCGATGGCTATTCATTTATGTGGGATGCAGAGAAGAAAAGTCAACAAGAAGCTGTAGAAGCCATTCTGACTTATTTTCCTTTAGCAATTCTACTTATCATCGGAATTCTGATTGCCTTATTCGGAGATTACAAACAACCACTGATTGTTATTGTGATGCTCCCAATGTCTTTGATCGGCTTAGTATTCGGACTGATTTTACTCAATAAGCCATTCGACTTTATGAGTTTCATTGGTTGGATTGGTCTACTCGGAATGATCATTAAAAATGTGATTGTTCTTTTGGATGAAGCTAATGTTCAAAGAGCCGAAGGGCAAAATCATTACAATGCCATTATGCAGGCTACCGTTTCACGTATGCGTCCTGTACTGATGGCCGCTATTACCACCATGTTTGGTATGGTTCCTCTAATTCCTGATAGTGTATTCGGTTCTATGTCAGTTTCCATCATCTTCGGACTTGGCTTCGCGACATTCCTTACCCTTTTGGCAGTACCTGTCTTCTATGCCATTTTCTATAATGTCAAGGAAGACAGTATGTAA
- a CDS encoding TolC family protein: MSKNRKPWKVVGLCMLWGLTPIYSYAQEEIDPYLSKYREEALAHEQSVQMAENQVSAAEANYRATISDMLPQISLDGNYTYVQNPTQLTLPDILGGELGGMTIQGAANHQYGTYARLNQSIYNGGLLQERKKKADIQKDKAQDQLQLTKTEVVLLTDIQYWQTVAQQEVLAAMEEYRDAMRHLTSVVEDMVESGANSRNDLLMSEVRMNKAELAVVQAENNLAVTKMSFNRLLGHEFKEEITISDSISFLSPSLLMHLEPQVRAELKIAEKEVQESESDFKMVKGKYLPQLNATAVGMYSSPGYDFQPGAVPNMQAGLTMAIPLYAGSKKKNEKAMVKMKVENSQLQLERTQEMLNLEHEQSFVAWQNSLQEAQLAQKAVEKAKENAAIMMDRYEEGMIAILEVLDAQIYFEQAMVDYIQSKLNMKVQYTHYLRAVGVLYHN; this comes from the coding sequence ATGTCAAAAAATAGAAAGCCGTGGAAGGTTGTCGGGCTCTGTATGCTATGGGGGCTAACACCTATCTATTCATACGCTCAAGAAGAAATTGATCCATATTTATCAAAATATAGAGAGGAAGCCTTGGCACACGAACAAAGTGTTCAAATGGCCGAAAACCAAGTGAGTGCCGCCGAAGCCAATTATCGAGCTACAATTTCGGACATGCTTCCACAAATATCACTGGACGGGAATTATACCTATGTCCAAAATCCTACGCAACTCACGCTCCCAGATATTTTAGGAGGTGAATTAGGTGGTATGACTATACAAGGGGCTGCAAATCATCAATACGGCACATACGCCCGACTGAATCAATCAATCTACAATGGAGGGTTGCTTCAAGAGCGAAAAAAGAAAGCCGATATTCAGAAAGATAAAGCTCAAGACCAACTCCAACTGACCAAAACGGAGGTTGTCTTACTTACTGATATTCAATACTGGCAAACCGTAGCTCAACAAGAAGTATTAGCTGCTATGGAGGAATATCGTGATGCCATGAGACATCTGACCAGTGTGGTTGAAGATATGGTAGAGTCTGGTGCAAATAGCAGAAATGATTTGCTAATGTCTGAGGTCAGAATGAACAAGGCTGAGCTAGCAGTCGTGCAAGCTGAGAACAATCTTGCAGTGACGAAAATGTCATTCAATCGTTTATTAGGGCATGAATTTAAAGAAGAAATAACAATCAGTGATTCGATTTCATTTCTCAGTCCAAGCCTGCTCATGCACCTAGAACCTCAAGTAAGAGCTGAGTTGAAGATTGCTGAAAAAGAAGTACAAGAAAGTGAAAGCGACTTCAAAATGGTTAAAGGAAAATACCTACCCCAACTGAATGCTACGGCTGTCGGGATGTACTCCTCTCCTGGTTATGATTTTCAGCCTGGAGCTGTACCAAACATGCAAGCGGGTTTAACTATGGCTATTCCACTTTATGCAGGTTCTAAAAAGAAGAATGAAAAAGCTATGGTAAAAATGAAGGTGGAAAATAGCCAACTTCAATTGGAACGAACACAAGAGATGCTCAACCTCGAACACGAACAATCTTTTGTGGCTTGGCAAAATAGCTTGCAAGAAGCTCAACTTGCACAAAAAGCAGTAGAAAAAGCTAAAGAGAATGCCGCTATCATGATGGACCGATATGAAGAAGGAATGATTGCCATTCTTGAAGTGCTCGATGCCCAAATCTACTTCGAACAAGCCATGGTCGATTATATTCAGTCAAAATTAAATATGAAGGTACAATATACACACTACCTAAGAGCGGTAGGTGTATTATATCACAACTAG
- a CDS encoding sensor histidine kinase — MSEKVYLLKPTIRWGFSFVISCASLYFIAWGMIPNFSPLDIFTSYISVLYVAWFNSSVYLAFKIDKQLDKVLPWKKNQKLRFWIELVIIFIMAILFFYIVSILSGLFQGELKWFPNKASITISILSSIILLLQTSSLLVQNFLQNWQAADLRAEQLKQQKLQFEYKALQAQLNPHFLFNSLNVLVSEIEHDPQKAKNFALDLADVYRYVLQSKDKQTVTLKEEWEAVKSYIELHQVRLGDGLVIKTKFSEETLEREIPPLTLQTLVENCLKHNQATVRKPLKIEIIAEGTALRINNNLQPKLNPTTHGVGLGAVKQRYALLKAESEVNIQQDKTHFQVTVPLI; from the coding sequence ATGAGCGAAAAGGTATACCTTCTCAAACCCACTATCCGATGGGGATTTAGCTTTGTTATTTCCTGTGCCTCTCTCTACTTTATTGCTTGGGGAATGATCCCGAACTTCTCTCCTCTTGACATATTCACTTCATATATCAGTGTCTTGTATGTCGCTTGGTTTAACAGCTCTGTTTACCTTGCTTTCAAGATTGACAAGCAGCTCGATAAGGTGCTTCCATGGAAAAAAAATCAGAAACTTCGTTTTTGGATTGAATTGGTCATCATTTTTATAATGGCTATTCTTTTCTTCTACATCGTTTCTATTCTTTCAGGATTATTTCAAGGTGAACTCAAGTGGTTTCCAAACAAAGCGAGTATCACCATAAGTATTTTGAGTTCTATCATTTTATTATTACAAACCTCTTCGCTACTCGTTCAGAATTTTCTTCAAAATTGGCAAGCAGCCGATTTGAGAGCAGAACAGCTCAAACAACAAAAACTACAATTTGAGTACAAAGCTTTACAGGCTCAGCTCAATCCGCACTTCCTTTTCAATAGTTTAAATGTTCTAGTTTCTGAAATAGAACACGATCCTCAGAAAGCCAAGAACTTTGCACTCGACCTTGCGGATGTCTATCGATATGTGTTGCAGAGCAAAGACAAACAGACCGTGACATTAAAAGAAGAATGGGAAGCTGTAAAAAGTTATATCGAATTGCATCAAGTACGATTGGGCGATGGATTAGTTATCAAAACGAAATTTTCAGAAGAGACACTTGAAAGGGAAATACCACCTCTAACATTGCAAACACTGGTTGAAAATTGCTTGAAACACAACCAAGCAACAGTGCGTAAACCTCTAAAAATTGAAATTATAGCTGAAGGAACAGCATTGCGTATAAATAATAATCTTCAACCTAAACTCAACCCGACCACGCATGGCGTAGGTTTAGGAGCCGTAAAACAACGCTATGCTTTACTTAAAGCAGAAAGCGAAGTGAACATTCAGCAGGATAAAACACATTTTCAAGTTACAGTTCCATTAATTTAG
- a CDS encoding LytR/AlgR family response regulator transcription factor has translation MNVIIIEDEIPAQRYLTDLLQKHRPNWKVIETLQSVEESVEFIKSNEQPIALYFMDIQLTDGLSFEIFDQCEIDAPVVFVTAYDEYALQAFEVNSLNYMLKPLREEALISTIEKFEAQLVQTSPTEDIIQTVMQDYIGQKKSYRKRFLVQNIKHIEVLPSNQIAYFLSENKAVYAYTFDHRRHQLDFSLDKLSTQLDPEDFYRVNRQCITNVNAVKQLEPYFNGKWILHLNPKTEEQIIISKDKIGKFKQWLDL, from the coding sequence ATGAATGTCATAATTATAGAAGATGAAATACCGGCTCAAAGATATTTGACAGATTTACTTCAAAAGCACAGACCTAATTGGAAAGTTATAGAGACTCTACAATCTGTAGAAGAATCTGTAGAATTTATCAAGAGCAACGAACAGCCTATTGCACTCTATTTCATGGATATTCAGTTAACAGATGGCTTAAGTTTCGAGATTTTTGACCAATGCGAAATAGATGCTCCTGTTGTTTTTGTTACTGCTTATGATGAATATGCTTTGCAAGCTTTTGAAGTCAATAGCCTCAATTACATGCTTAAACCTCTTCGAGAGGAAGCTCTTATCAGCACTATTGAGAAATTCGAGGCTCAGCTAGTACAAACCTCACCTACTGAAGACATCATTCAAACTGTAATGCAAGATTATATTGGGCAGAAGAAATCGTATCGAAAGCGATTCTTAGTTCAAAATATCAAGCACATTGAAGTCTTACCTTCCAATCAAATTGCCTACTTCCTTTCTGAAAATAAAGCTGTATATGCCTACACTTTTGACCATCGGCGTCATCAACTTGACTTTAGTTTAGATAAACTAAGTACACAACTTGATCCAGAGGATTTTTATCGTGTAAACCGACAATGTATTACCAATGTAAATGCAGTAAAACAACTTGAACCATACTTCAATGGGAAGTGGATTTTACATTTGAATCCCAAAACAGAAGAACAAATCATTATTTCAAAAGACAAAATCGGAAAGTTCAAACAGTGGCTAGACCTATAA
- a CDS encoding SecDF P1 head subdomain-containing protein: MNLYNLRSLFVLISMSLTLNASAQELSDLKTLDRPNGFYATLNYEADNVINEDTFEKEPSITHTDYKRVSKKKDGLGMWAIQIVFNKQGQEKIYQLTKENINKPIAIVIDKHIVSMPKIMMPITGDKTLISGNFTEQEVDNMVKQLKTK; the protein is encoded by the coding sequence ATGAATTTATATAACCTTAGATCACTTTTCGTTCTGATTTCAATGTCTCTTACGCTAAATGCTTCCGCACAAGAGCTATCCGATTTAAAAACATTAGACAGACCCAATGGATTTTATGCCACCCTTAACTATGAAGCAGACAATGTAATAAATGAGGATACGTTCGAAAAAGAACCTTCTATCACCCACACAGATTACAAAAGAGTATCAAAGAAGAAAGATGGATTAGGAATGTGGGCTATTCAGATTGTATTCAATAAACAAGGTCAAGAAAAAATATATCAGCTCACAAAAGAGAATATAAATAAGCCCATTGCCATTGTTATTGACAAACACATTGTCTCAATGCCTAAAATCATGATGCCAATTACTGGAGACAAAACCCTCATTTCAGGTAATTTTACGGAGCAAGAAGTTGATAATATGGTCAAGCAATTAAAAACAAAATAA
- a CDS encoding outer membrane beta-barrel protein, with protein sequence MKNLLSTLVALFVVVNLSQAQTFSIGTSAVYGDDIEEAGFNLRGMVHLDKHIGLVAEYTTFHQHDEIAHHELEQKRLWEINLNAEYNIHLLKHLGIYPLVGLNYSHELEDIHELTGAETHSYTAQNHDSHHEINSFGMNLGAGIHYELGHFEPFVEYGHLFSDLPQNVFSVGLMYHIGNHHHKPHTKHKHHNI encoded by the coding sequence ATGAAAAACTTACTAAGCACTTTAGTAGCATTATTCGTCGTTGTTAACCTATCTCAAGCCCAAACATTTAGCATAGGAACCTCAGCCGTTTATGGTGACGATATAGAAGAAGCAGGATTTAACCTAAGAGGTATGGTTCACCTTGACAAACACATCGGTTTAGTAGCAGAATACACGACTTTCCATCAGCATGATGAAATCGCACATCATGAACTTGAACAAAAGCGTTTATGGGAAATCAACCTTAATGCTGAGTATAATATTCACCTTCTTAAGCATCTTGGTATTTATCCTTTAGTTGGTCTCAACTACAGTCATGAGCTTGAAGATATTCATGAACTAACAGGAGCAGAAACACATTCATACACTGCTCAAAATCATGATTCACACCATGAAATCAACTCTTTCGGAATGAACCTTGGTGCAGGTATTCATTACGAATTAGGTCACTTTGAACCTTTTGTAGAATACGGACACCTTTTTTCTGATCTACCACAAAATGTATTTTCTGTGGGGCTGATGTACCACATAGGTAATCATCATCACAAACCACACACTAAACATAAACACCATAATATTTAA
- a CDS encoding Crp/Fnr family transcriptional regulator produces the protein MKEALKEFVYNFEYLTKEEADLIIEKTNLQSFKKGTILLSEGEIAKNCYAVIQGLVREYYYIDGVDKTTAFYTEGQPVNSFSSATNQTPSKHYWECAEDCILTVGSDSLINEMCELIPRLKEFILLEVEKNTGELQDRFATFMTSSHEERFENLMATNPSLINRVPQYQIASYLGVTPESLSRIKKRLLKKA, from the coding sequence ATGAAAGAGGCATTAAAAGAATTCGTTTACAATTTCGAGTATCTCACCAAAGAAGAGGCTGATTTGATTATTGAAAAAACAAATCTGCAATCTTTTAAAAAAGGTACGATTTTGCTTTCTGAGGGAGAAATTGCAAAAAATTGCTATGCTGTCATTCAAGGCTTAGTCAGAGAATATTACTACATAGATGGCGTTGATAAAACTACTGCTTTTTACACGGAAGGGCAGCCTGTCAATTCTTTCAGCAGTGCAACCAATCAAACACCTTCTAAACATTATTGGGAATGTGCCGAAGACTGTATATTGACAGTTGGTTCAGATTCCTTGATTAATGAAATGTGTGAATTGATTCCTAGATTGAAAGAATTTATCCTACTAGAAGTGGAGAAGAACACAGGCGAACTTCAAGATCGTTTTGCGACATTTATGACTTCTAGCCATGAAGAAAGATTCGAGAATTTGATGGCTACCAATCCGTCACTGATAAACCGAGTTCCTCAATATCAGATTGCCAGTTATTTGGGAGTAACTCCCGAATCTTTAAGTAGAATCAAGAAAAGATTGCTCAAAAAAGCCTAG
- a CDS encoding NAD(P)-dependent alcohol dehydrogenase, with product MMKAVICPQYGNADVLEIKELPIPVVKPNDILVRNHAASMTRADAMMRQGTPKFARLFLGFKGPKNPVIGTGFAGVVEAVGSEVDDFNIGDEVYGETSINFSANAEYVCVHAANDIVLPLPKGIALEEAAPICDGALTSYNFLVNVGELKSGQHVLINGASGSLGTSAVQIAKSLGATVTGVCSEKNHNLVKLLGADYLIDYKETDFTKESTKYDLVYDTIGESSFAKCKNVLKEEGRFITPVLSLSILKDMLKTSLWGNQKVKFEATGLQEAKKLKKYLNEINELIESHKLKTIIDKTYSIEDVVEAHHYIDSGRKKGNIIMTF from the coding sequence ATGATGAAAGCCGTTATTTGTCCTCAATATGGAAATGCCGATGTGCTAGAAATAAAAGAATTGCCTATTCCTGTAGTTAAACCAAATGACATACTTGTGAGAAATCATGCTGCGAGTATGACCAGAGCTGATGCTATGATGCGACAAGGGACACCAAAGTTTGCTAGACTTTTCTTAGGTTTCAAAGGACCTAAAAATCCAGTAATAGGGACAGGTTTTGCAGGAGTGGTAGAAGCCGTAGGAAGTGAGGTTGACGATTTTAATATTGGAGATGAAGTATACGGAGAAACTAGTATCAACTTTAGTGCGAATGCAGAATATGTTTGTGTACATGCTGCAAATGATATTGTTTTGCCTTTGCCAAAGGGAATTGCTTTAGAAGAAGCGGCACCAATCTGTGATGGTGCTCTCACTTCTTACAATTTTTTAGTCAATGTTGGTGAGCTGAAATCAGGACAGCATGTATTGATCAATGGAGCTTCGGGGTCTTTAGGTACTTCAGCGGTGCAGATTGCGAAAAGTCTTGGGGCTACAGTTACAGGAGTCTGTAGTGAAAAGAATCATAATTTGGTGAAATTGCTCGGAGCAGACTATCTGATAGATTACAAAGAAACAGATTTTACGAAAGAGAGCACCAAGTATGATTTGGTCTATGATACCATAGGGGAAAGCTCATTTGCAAAATGTAAAAATGTGTTGAAAGAAGAAGGCAGATTTATCACACCTGTTCTTAGTCTCTCGATATTAAAAGATATGTTGAAGACCTCTTTGTGGGGGAATCAGAAAGTGAAATTTGAGGCAACAGGTTTACAAGAAGCTAAAAAGCTAAAGAAGTATTTGAATGAAATTAATGAGTTGATAGAATCTCACAAGCTGAAAACGATTATCGACAAAACTTATTCCATAGAAGATGTTGTGGAAGCACATCACTATATCGATTCTGGAAGAAAAAAAGGAAATATCATAATGACCTTCTAG